The Muntiacus reevesi chromosome 5, mMunRee1.1, whole genome shotgun sequence genome segment gtgcctCCTTTAAAGGTGCTAAAGCAGTGGCCTTGAGAATCCTGGAGGAGTCAGAGATACATACCAGTCAGCCTGAGCCCTTACCCATGACTCCCCCCAATATCCAGACTCAGCACACGTCTTTGTTTTATTCCCCTCTTTTGGTAAGTATCAGGTGACTTTTTCAGCAGCTGGGGATGTGAGGGTTCATCCAAAACAAAAAGGGCCAAGACATGTGGTTGCCAGAAGGAAGGGTGTGGCAGAGGGGAGGACAGGGAGTAGGGGGTTATCAGATGCAAAGTAATATACAGAGGaatgataaacaacaaagtcctactgagAGCACacggaaatatattcaatatccagtgatacactgtaatgaaaaagaataaaaaagaatatatatttttgtatgtgtataactgagtcagttTGCTGAGCAGCAGAACCTAAGGCAACACTGACAATCAGTCAGATTTCAATacaaattttttagaaaaaaacaaaagtgtcCCATAGTTCTCTTCACACTCTCTGTTTCTTTCCTACTGACTCCATTCTTGCTTTCTCTGCAGAGATTGCCGGTTCTTCTTCGTCCCCACAACCTGTTCTTTATTAAAAACCTTCATTTTTGTATTCGAGTATAGGTGATTACCAATATTCTGAGTTTCAGGTGGATGatgaagtgactcagtcatacatatacatgtatccttgtCCCAAAGATAcccctcccatcccggctgccacctaacattgagcagatttccctgtgctatgcagtagctTATTGCTGTTTATGCATGTTAAATACACTAATAGCAGTACTCACAACTTGTTCTTTACGTCTTTGCTCAGGCCCTCTGGGAAAACTCCTTGGACCCACACTAACCTTCTTTGGCTACTCCAGGAATGGTTGAGTGACTTACTCTCATGCTCTACCCCCACTGGTCTGTCTGTAGCCCTCGTCACCCCTAGTAAGTCCCCAGTGCCCCTTTGCAGAGCACCTTTGGTGCCATTTGCATGAAATCCAGTGTAGATTTGCCTAGAGACAAGCAGGCCCCTTATTGCTCTATGAGTCTGCGGGGTTAGAATTACTGAAATTCCCTCTCTTCCTCAAAGCCTTCTTTGAGCCCATAAACCTGCTTTGAACTCCCACAGGGAGCTGACATGAAGCCTCCCCCCTGTGTCAGGAATCTATAGTCACTGTGAACCCTTTAGTCACCTAGCATCCAACTTCCGCACAGAGGGATTGGGTATCCCAACTCACAAAGGGGGCACCTGGGCATAGCGAGGGAAAGATGCAGCTGAGACTAGGGCAACTATGTACTTTATCATTCAAACCAGGAAAACTgcgagaaggggagggagagtgTTACTCCCTCTGGTGGGACAGCACACCGGGACTGTCCCCAGCCATCCTTCTTGTCACGTGGCCTATTTCAGGGACTGCTAGCGCTGACTTTCCACGTTCATGCATCTGAGGGCTCTGATTGAACTGAAGTTATCTGAGGACTGAGGTCCTTAGTGTTCCCCTCTCCTTGTGATTCATACCAGGCCAGCACGGGGTGATGTCTCCACATCGACTTCAGGAAGATCAGTGTCTCAGACTGACCTTTACTTTCAAGTGTTTGGTTTTGTGGGAGGCACTGGCCCAGCTACAGGGGCTCAGGAGCATCTGCCATGTTGTGACATGGCCGGCAGAGGGCGCCTTCCTCCCTGAACCAGCTAAAGGGTTTCTGCAAGTTCCTTTTTGAGAACCAACCCTCAAGGTTGTCCCCTCACCTTGAGGATGTAGGCTTGAGGTGGCACTGGGTAGTCGATACCGTTGATGGTGAAGATAATAGAGGGCAGGGTATTGATGGTAAAACATGAAACGTAGTGCTgttagagagagagggagagaggttgGCCCTGGAGATCCTTCTTGTGTGTGGAGCCTGGGAGTGACCCTGTGGCATGACCCTTCACCTGGAAGCCCTGGGGCATGGCACCGATGAGCCTCTGAATGTTAGTGACCATTCTTGTTGGGCCTTGGATCAGTGACGTCCCGGTGTCCACAAGGGCTTCACAGCCACCAGAACAACCAATAAGCTTTCCTTTCATGGAGATGCTGAGAGACAGTGGGACAAAAAGAGCACCAAGGTCACTCTGAGCCTCCCCAGTGCTGCCCCCTTCTCGACTGTCTTCTGAACAGCCCTTCAGAGATGTCAAGCCATCATCTCTTTCCCTGACTCTTTTCCTTTGCGCTCGACATGACACCTTCCTTGATATCCTTGAATGCAATATTTGAATacaccaggctcttttgtatCTTGACACAAGCTGGTCTTCCTTCCTAGAAGACCCCCCTCCCCTTTGACTAGCAAGTTTCTTCTCCTCTTCCAGATTCCAGCTAAATTGTCATGGTTTCAGGGAAGTCTTTTCCTTGGTGTACATCAGTCTCCTGTCTTGGTCATTCTCTGTAGACCCTTCCTCATGTCTAGCATGTACCAAAGTGACAATTCGCTATGTCTGCGAGGCATTTCTTGCACATCTGCCTTCTCACATGTGAGGGCAAGTTTTTTTCTCATCACGTCCCTAAAGTACCTGGCCCAGAGTGGATGCACAATGCTTGTctgttgaatgagtgagtgaagacTGTGAAAATAATGAATAAGGACCATCCAGAGAGCTGTATCCAGTGTCGAACAAAAACGGATCAAATACACAGTGAAGATGGAGGTTCCCTGCAGCGGCAGATTCTCATAGAGCCGGGGAGACCGGCTGCCCTGGGAGAGGGTATCTCCAGCACTGCTCACTCACCCAGCTCAGACACTGATGCCCTGGCCAAGGGATACCTGAGGAGCTCAGGGGACCTCCAAAGGACAGGTCTGAGGGTATTACAGAGAATCCCATCAATTATTGCCCCTTGTTCTCAAGCCATTCCTAGATCCCACCTTCCTGTTCTCTCAGTTACAGCACCTTCTCCACTGTGTGCCTAGGATAAATAATAGGTAGCTAGGTTAAGTGGGGTGTCTTTTATTATGAGTTGCTTTCAGATCTCAAGACTGTGGGCAACCTCTCTCCACTGCTGGCTAGCTTCTCCCTAAGGAGACTAGTTTTCCCCATTTGTTCAGGATGtcccctatttttaaactgacatTTATATGAACTGAGAGCTTCCTCAGTCCTGTGTAAACATGGACAGTTGGCCATCTTATCACAGCTCTGTTCAGGCTGAGGAAATCCTCCCTGTTCCTCTTTTCACCACTCTGTAGGGTCCTCTAACCATGTCCCCCACCTCACACTCAGGGGTGAAGCCCTCCCCCAGCTGCACAAGCCTTTCTGGACTCTGTTAAGGACCCTGGACAGAGCCCTGGTCAGGAGGCCTGGGGTGATAATGAATCCATGGGTggtttttgtgtctgtgtgtttctgtgtttgtgtgtgtatttgtatgtgaTTCTGTGTGTTTGCTTGTGTGTCTGTCTGCCTATGcaatgtatgtctgtgtgtgtgtttgtatgtatctgcttgtgtgtttatatgtgctTGCCATTGTgtatgcatgtgtctgtgtgtctgtatgtgtcatTGTGGATGGTGTATATGTCTGTTTGGTGTATGTCTGtgagtgtatttgtgtgtgtctgcctTGTGTCGTGTACAGATGTGGGAGCATCACTTGGGGTGACCTTCAGAGGGAGAAGCTTACCGGTTCATGTTTACACGCCAGTCACCCACTCGGGACAATGGTACCCAGTTGAGCTGTCCCTTGTAGTAGGCTTTGTCCACGCCACCCAGCATCAGTACACTGCTGTTCATCCTGCATCtgtagaaagaaggaagagggtgaTCTTTGGAGGACAGTAACAGCAGCACTGTCAGAACTGTGCTTGTCCACTCATCAAGGCCCTGAAAATGTCCctatttacagatgcagaaattgAGTCCATGAGTGACCGTGAACTGGACCAAGGTCAGTTACTGGCTCATAAGTGGCACAGAGTAGGGTAGAAACTTGGCCACCTTCCCTGGGCTCCACCTACCCAAGCTTCTGAAGAGTTCTGGACCTCCTGTGACCTGAGTGCTCAGAGATACCCTCAGAAGACAGTGTGCTGAAGGTTTTGGCTTCCCCTTGCCtcaggccagaaaaataaaggcctGAAAGTGCTAAAGGTGTGGTTTCAGGCTCACCTAGGGCTGGCACCGCTAGCCTGTGATCTGTGCTGCCCATAGGGCCCCCACACTCAGTAGGGTATCCCACCTCTGCTCTCCCTGGCTTGAAATCCCAATACTTGTTAAAAAAGGATTCCCACACTTTAGTTTTGGGTCCCACACTTCTGTTTTGCACTGGATCCTGCAAATTGTGTAGCTGGTCTGGGCTGCCAGTGAAATGTTAGTAAGGAAGGAAAGATTTCCACCatccctctctttccttccatttcaAAATCATCAGTAAATCTTGTTGCCTTTTCTTCCAACTCACATCCTGATACCTTGCATTAGTCTTCATCTCCAATCACCCCCTACACCAAACCACTGCTCTTGAGTCCAGGAGCATGGTTGTGTtccaatacaattttatttataaggGCCAGTAACGAAGCCAGGTGGGGCCCTGGGGCCATAGTTTTCCTGGGTTAGATTATCTCTCAGGATACTTCTTTATCAAGTGTTCTATAATTTTCTTGCAACTGAAGCATCTTAAGCTAATTTGGAGAGAGGGCTTATCCAGCTCAGACTTACTTGCTCAAGTAGAAGGCAAAGACAGGCTCAGAAATGGCACCTTGATTCTTCAGGTTGTCAAAGATGGGGATGGCTCTTATGATGGACATGTTGGGGTAGTTCAAGCCCAAGACGCCATCAAAGGGTAACCCGTCAAATCCATATTCCTCCAGACTTAGACCAAACGGCTGGCCATTGCTTACAAGGTGCCCAATCTGAGGGAGAGAAAAGTGTTCCCACTTACAGATTTGTGAAGTAGGGCTAGGACTGGACTGGGGAGCATTGCCATTAGATCCTCAGAGAAGAACTGAGGCTGGGTTGTGTCTTTGGTGCACCTCAGACGGTTAGACCAAGCTGAGGAGAATTTGGATTCCATTTGTGAGGGGTTGTGGATTTTAAAACATCTGCCCctctgaaaaaaaatcatctgcttGAGTCAAATTGGCATCAAGTCTTCTATACAGTTGGGGCAACAAAAAGTCAGGACAGGACCCAATGGTGTCCCCTTCAGGATAATATGAGTAGAGAGCAAAACAGTCTTCTCTTTGTGACCTAATGACAGAAATGGACTGCATTCACTGTAATATACTGTGGATTCTGCATCTGCCCAGGAAGACAGAAGCCAAAAATACAATCTAGCTTGCAGGCTTCTATGAAGGTACTGCCTGGGAAATACAGTTTTggggatatgtgtgtgtttgtgtgagtgtgtatgagagaaagagaataaaagagagaGGAGAACTACTCAGGTACTTTGGGGGAAGTAGGTCATAAGTTTTATTAGACTCTCAAAGTCTCTCACCCCCTAGAGTGAGAACTCATTTATCAGGCCCCTCTGACATCTCTGTACTCCTTCTTTCCATATTGGATATTGGAAGGACTTGACTGCCCCCAGGGTCCCCAAATCAGTTTGATTCTGCCCCCAAATACCCCACGGCAACTTCAGTCCTGAGAAGCCAGCCCAGCTCCACTGCTTACCACATGTGTGACCTCTGCAAGGCCCTTGCtatctgtacctcagtttcctcatctgtattatGAGCTAATCGAAGCACCTGCTATGTGGGGTTGTTGCAGGATTAAACTAGCTACTACCTGAAAGTGCCTAGAACATTCTGAGAATTTAAAAGTGGGTGTTTTCCCTCCCCCACTTCTCACTCCCAGCAAAATGAACCTTGAActgctcatgggcagaggagctgcaAATCCACAGCCCAAGGCTCTCTCTGGGTTAGCTAATCGGGGAGTTTGTATGTCACCATGGGTGCTGTCTCCCCAGGGACAGGACCCTGTGGGTAATATGGTCAATCACTAGGGGAGTTTAGTGTAGGATGGGTCCTGCCAGGTGGGCCTGCATCTGTTTTGTAGCTGTGGTCACTCCATTCCCAGTCCTGACTCAGCTTCTGTTTACACATTACCCGAATGGTGTCATAAGCAAGATATCCCTTTACTCTCCCAGATCCATAGGTGATGTCAAAGGGCTTGTTCGTATGCCGGTAGGTGGAAGACTCCAGATACTTGAAGGTAGTGTGTGTATCtgcagacacaagagatgagtgTCAGACAGTGACACTGTCAGATGAGTCAGACACACTGTCTGATGAGTATCAGGTGTCAATGATGAAAAAGGGGGTGTTGGACAAGTAAAAGatgggagggtttgggggtgTCTGTACTCACAACAAACGGGACTGGAGCAAAAGATGGAGGGCACCCACAAGTCAGATGAGCCTGTGTCAAATACAACCCGGAACTGCTGAGGGGGTGATCCAATGGTGATGTTACCAATGTACATGAGCTACAGGGACCAAGAAGGGTGGGTTAGTGTAGATCTGGCTCCCCTTGATTTCCACACTGCTTCCTCCCTCTGGGTGTCACATGTCTCCCAAGATCACTTTCTAACCACCATGCTGCTCACAATGTTTCTCACAGAGGTGCCTGCATTTGATATTTTTTCCTGCACTACACAGCATGAAGGATATTAAACCCATGACCAAGCATTGAAGAAGTACCTCCTGCATTCGAAGTCCAGAGTCATGACcattggacccccagggaagtcttggTGCCTTCATTTGAGAAGTTTTCTAATCTCTCCAAACCCAACCTGAGCACCTCTGTCTACAGGAGATCCTCTTTGATCAACAACACTCACTCCCTCTAAACTCAAACCACATCTAATCGACACCACACAGGTGACCCTTTCATTTGACATGTATTTACTCTTTGCCTCGCTCCCAGGCTGGCCTGGGCATTCTTGCAAACAAAATGAGCCCTTTTTTTCTAATCTAATAAAAACAATCACAGTGTTAGATTCTTATGGCATTACATGGAATAGTAAATTTTTACTGCCGTGGTTCTTGCATCTGTGGAAGTTGAACTCCTCTGCCTGGGGATTCACAATTACTTTGCAGTTGGCTTTACCTTTTGATCAGAGATGGCTCGCCCTTTATCTGTAACTGAGTGGCTCACTTAGTTCAGAAAACAATCTCCCTCACACTAATAACACATTTTTGACACAGAAATGGATGTTTATCTGCCACCTGGTCATTGCTGGGCCTAGTCACCACAGACCAAGAGTTGAGGATGAGACTGCCTTCTCCTGTGGTAATGGGGTCCCTGTTCCCCAGTGTTCCTGCCTTCTGCAGGAGCCCCAGCCCCAACATCTGACCTGCAGATGAGCCCCAGTGCTAGGCCACACCACCAAGGGGCGCGGGGGAGCACCATCCTCCCGACACACTCACATCCAGGAAGTTCCTCAAGGGTACAGAAGTTATATTTGAGTTACGAGTAGAAATCTTGGACAGTCTATAAGCGCGTTCCTTCAGGAAATTGTTCAGCAAGCCTTTTTCACCGAGGGTTTCTTGCATGATGTTCACTTTCGTTAGAGGTATTCTTTCACCAAGCAttggggaaagaaaacaaaggagaagcaCCAATTAGCTGTCAGTGTTAAGGTATAGCTGTCATTGTAATGACACTGTGTATTTTCCAATCATTTTTATGAATGTCACCTTATTATCAGAATTTTATGCATATACCATGGGAAAGACATAGATTTGAAAATAGGTTCTGTTCTGTAATCTTGTGTAAGCCATATGAAAATGTGGGGTCTCAGTCTCTTCCTTGGTAAAAAGATGGAATGTAATAATTCCCACCATCCAAATAGAATATTTTGGGAATAAGTGAAGTGATGGATATAAGGTACCTGATAAATAGGAAGTCTCAACAATAACAGCCGTTAGCATTGCTGTTGCCATCCCACTGCACCCTTCTCATAGAAGCTCAGGGGAGGAGGT includes the following:
- the LOC136169275 gene encoding pregnancy-associated glycoprotein 1-like, with translation MLRIQTSLSTWSQERSMKWLVLLGLVAFSECIVKIPLTKVNIMQETLGEKGLLNNFLKERAYRLSKISTRNSNITSVPLRNFLDLMYIGNITIGSPPQQFRVVFDTGSSDLWVPSIFCSSPVCYTHTTFKYLESSTYRHTNKPFDITYGSGRVKGYLAYDTIRIGHLVSNGQPFGLSLEEYGFDGLPFDGVLGLNYPNMSIIRAIPIFDNLKNQGAISEPVFAFYLSKCRMNSSVLMLGGVDKAYYKGQLNWVPLSRVGDWRVNMNRISMKGKLIGCSGGCEALVDTGTSLIQGPTRMVTNIQRLIGAMPQGFQHYVSCFTINTLPSIIFTINGIDYPVPPQAYILKDSQGHCFSTFKGGTEIFKHAETWILGDAFLRLYFSVYDRGNDRIGLAPATLTTFFPKASTPGEGVKSYLP